The stretch of DNA TGATAAGAGCCAGATAAATCAGTTGGGCATTGATGAACTCGGCTGAGAATGCGGCTAACAGAGAACCAGATATCTGAGCGGTGGAATTCAGGTTTGACATTATAAAAAAGCTGAACAGGAGAATCAGTATTAATCTGATTTGTACGGGAAGCCGTCTGATTACCTCAAGTGGTGAAAAAAGTATTGTCATGCCAATGCGCGTAGCTATTAAAAAGAATGTGGAAAGAGGGAGCAGATCAGTCATTTCAAGCGCTCCGGGATATTACTAATCATATTTTCAGCAAAACTGACCACTGAGCCTAGCATCCAGTGACCACAGAACATGAGCATGAGTGCAACAGCCAGAATTTTGGTAACGGTGCTTAAAGTGGAATCCTGGATTTGGGTTACTGCCTGAAGAATTGAAATGAGCAAGCCGCAAATTACTGCAACAAACACTACAGGGGAGCATATGCAGAGAGCCTGCCAAAGTAATTGTTTTGAAAGATAGACCGCGAGATCCTCGGACATTTTCCTTATCCATTCCATTATAGGTTAACGACTTCCTGCCTTGAGTGTGATTTCCATTACTCATTCGCAGTGAACGGGAATTAAAGCAAAAAGTAT from Legionella quinlivanii encodes:
- the fliQ gene encoding flagellar biosynthesis protein FliQ; protein product: MSEDLAVYLSKQLLWQALCICSPVVFVAVICGLLISILQAVTQIQDSTLSTVTKILAVALMLMFCGHWMLGSVVSFAENMISNIPERLK